In Rutidosis leptorrhynchoides isolate AG116_Rl617_1_P2 chromosome 2, CSIRO_AGI_Rlap_v1, whole genome shotgun sequence, one genomic interval encodes:
- the LOC139889129 gene encoding uncharacterized mitochondrial protein AtMg00810-like, which yields MTKGIVILLVYVDDIVITGSDLEAITEVKKMLHSSFQMKDLGRLTYFLGLEVHHRQEGIFVNQHKYIQDLVQLAGLTDSHPVDTPMESNVKYQRNEGTLLENPTLYRKLVGSLIYLTITRPDISYAVHTVSKFMQSPRHLHLTAVKRIIRYILGTPNRSLYYPTGSSLQLQAYSDADWGGCKDTGKSTTGWCMFLGDGLISWKCKK from the coding sequence ATGACTAAGGGGATAGTTATTCTCCTTGTTTACGTGGATGATATTGTGATTACTGGTTCTGATCTGGAAGCAATAACTGAagtcaagaaaatgttgcattctaGTTTTCAAATGAAAGACCTTGGCCGGCTCACTTATTTCTTAGGGTTAGAGGTACATCATCGACAAGAAGGGATCTTTGTAAATCAACATAAATATATTCAAGATCTTGTGCAATTAGCTGGTCTTACTGACAGTCATCCGGTAGACACTCCAATGGAAAGTAACGTCAAATACCAAAGAAACGAGGGGACACTTCTTGAGAATCCTACTTTATACCGAAAGTTAGTTGGAAGTTTAATCTACCTCACCATCACACGACCAGATATCTCCTATGCAGTTCACACCGTTAGCAAATTCATGCAGTCCCCTCGGCATCTCCACTTAACAGCGGTTAAACGCATTATACGGTACATCCTAGGTACACCTAACCGTAGCTTATACTATCCTACTGGATCATCACTACAGTTACAAGCTTATAGTGATGCAGATTGGGGTGGTTGTAAAGATACTGGGAAATCTACAACCGGATGGTGCATGTTCCTTGGAGATGGGCTTATCTCTTGGAAATGTAAAAAGTAG